From Echinicola soli, a single genomic window includes:
- a CDS encoding GNAT family N-acetyltransferase has translation MSTKEYSNGEVTIVWKPEKCIHAGLCVKTLPQVYNPKERPWVKPENASSEELIVQVAACPSGALSLKQKHKTMIKIEREEDRRKGRFVIYENDKFAGEMTYVWAGKSKFIIDHTGVEENYSGRGMGKQMVMAAVEYARDNNLKILPLCPFAKKVFDTYKEIDDVRA, from the coding sequence ATGTCAACCAAAGAATATTCAAACGGTGAGGTAACCATTGTTTGGAAACCCGAAAAGTGCATCCATGCTGGATTGTGCGTTAAGACCTTGCCCCAGGTGTACAACCCCAAAGAAAGACCATGGGTGAAACCGGAAAACGCCAGTTCGGAAGAACTTATCGTGCAGGTTGCTGCCTGTCCTTCGGGAGCACTGAGCCTAAAACAGAAACATAAAACAATGATAAAAATAGAAAGGGAAGAAGACCGAAGAAAAGGACGCTTTGTTATTTATGAAAACGACAAATTTGCAGGGGAAATGACCTACGTGTGGGCTGGTAAATCAAAGTTTATTATTGACCATACTGGCGTTGAGGAAAATTACAGTGGAAGAGGGATGGGCAAGCAAATGGTGATGGCAGCAGTGGAATATGCCCGAGACAACAATCTGAAAATCCTGCCATTGTGCCCTTTCGCAAAGAAGGTGTTTGACACGTACAAGGAAATTGACGATGTTCGAGCATGA